The proteins below come from a single Larimichthys crocea isolate SSNF chromosome XIV, L_crocea_2.0, whole genome shotgun sequence genomic window:
- the LOC104933809 gene encoding chymotrypsin-like protease CTRL-1, protein MALYHFVFGVSLVIFLFEGCCSQPPTCGVAPGNLRIVGGHDAAPGSWPWQVSLNEDGGSYFCSGSLINKDWVLTAAHCVASSFGSVKAFLGRQSQSGPNPNEVSRNINQIVLHPSYNPLLNDKDNDIALLRMESSVNFTLYIRPVCLAAEGSTFHTGISSWVAGWGRNSTGFYSNILQEVNVPVVGNNECRCSYPQILTENMLCAGLKDGGEDACQGDSGAALVAKQGSVWVQSGVVSFGLGCGQLPGGYIRVSKYQQWINQTMGSSEPGFVTFNSPGIDSDSNFTCPTPPPPKTTKSTTYTTMPPTTSVTTYLTTRPSTTEDKSIFGGSESVTHFNRFIPIGVLLLSLYVLVGDI, encoded by the exons ATGGCTCTGTACCACTTTGTGTTTGGTGTAAGTCTGGTGATCTTTCTCTTCGAAG GGTGTTGTTCACAGCCGCCAA CTTGTGGCGTGGCTCCAGGTAACTTAAGAATTGTTGGAGGTCACGATGCGGCTCCGGGATCTTGGCCATGGCAAGTCAGTTTAAACGAGGATGGAGGTTCCTATTTTTGTTCTGGATCCCTAATCAACAAGGACTGGGTGCTGACAGCTGCTCACTGCGTGGCATC gAGTTTTGGTTCTGTGAAGGCTTTTCTGGGCCGCCAAAGCCAGTCCGGTCCAAACCCCAATGAAGTGTCACGAAATATCAATCAGATAGTGTTGCATCCTTCCTACAACCCTCTGCTCAACGATAAGGACAACGACATAGCGCTCTTGAGGATGGAGTCCTCTGTGAATTTTACTCTGTACATACGTCCGGTCTGCTTAGCGGCTGAAGGCAGTACTTTCCACACCGGGATCAGCAGCTGGGTTGCTGGTTGGGGTCGTAATTCTACAG GTTTTTATTCTAACATCCTTCAGGAGGTGAACGTGCCAGTCGTGGGAAACAACGAGTGCAGATGTAGTTATCCTCAAATACTGACGGAGAACATGCTCTGCGCTGGGCTCAAAGATGGAGGGGAGGATGCATGTCAG GGAGACTCCGGAGCGGCACTGGTGGCCAAACAGGGTTCTGTCTGGGTCCAAAGTGGGGTCGTGAGTTTTGGTTTGGGCTGTGGCCAACTTCCTGGAGGTTACATCCGTGTGTCCAAGTACCAGCAATGGATCAACCAAACCATGGGCAGCAGCGAACCGGGCTTTGTTACCTTTAACTCGCCAGGAATCGACAGCGACTCAAACTTTACCTgcccaacaccaccaccacccaaaaCTACCAAAAGCACTACTTACACCACAATGCCTCCAACCACAAGTGTGACAACATATCTGACAACACGTCCGTCAACCACGGAGGATAAAAGTATATTTGGTGGGAGTGAAAGCGTGACCCACTTCAACCGCTTCATCCCAATcggtgttcttcttctttctctctatgttctGGTTGGTGACATATAA